The Pontibacter pudoricolor genome contains a region encoding:
- a CDS encoding JAB domain-containing protein, whose protein sequence is MEKTANKPASVKAASLNRVAEVKLTYRSKVKPSDRPQVTSSSDSYRILKESWDTGKLEFVEQFKVLLLNRANRVLGLYELSSGGVAGTVADPKLVFIAALKACASAIILCHNHPSGNLKPSAADLQLTKKMKQAGEVLDIAVLDHIILTSESYYSLADEGLL, encoded by the coding sequence ATGGAAAAGACAGCCAACAAACCAGCATCAGTAAAAGCAGCATCACTTAATAGAGTTGCCGAAGTAAAGCTTACCTACCGCTCGAAGGTAAAGCCATCCGACAGGCCACAGGTCACCAGCTCATCAGACAGCTACCGAATCCTGAAAGAGAGCTGGGACACAGGTAAGCTAGAGTTTGTCGAGCAGTTCAAGGTGCTGCTGCTGAACAGGGCCAACCGGGTGCTGGGCCTCTACGAGCTTTCCTCTGGCGGGGTAGCAGGCACCGTGGCCGATCCCAAACTGGTGTTTATAGCCGCTCTGAAAGCCTGTGCTTCAGCCATTATCCTCTGCCACAACCACCCTTCCGGAAATTTGAAGCCAAGTGCGGCAGACCTGCAACTCACCAAAAAAATGAAGCAGGCAGGCGAAGTGCTTGACATCGCCGTGCTGGATCATATCATACTGACCAGTGAAAGTTATTATTCCCTGGCAGATGAGGGGCTTTTATAG
- a CDS encoding nucleotidyl transferase AbiEii/AbiGii toxin family protein translates to MDGNQINKEVIIKVAEGLQELRQEMVFVGGATLSLYADDPAADTVRPTSDIDLSVALAGYGAWNRLQERLQELRFYPDPSSPVICRFTFDGITIDVMPDDPQILGFSNPWYQPGLDHSNFIDLAPDLKIRVLPVAYFLATKFSAYHSRGGNPLMSHDFEDIIYLTDNRLHLIDEIASAPAEVRQYLQQEYRQILDSRYRDETLSAHLSESDRLQLLLDKIKQIVML, encoded by the coding sequence ATGGATGGTAACCAAATTAATAAAGAAGTCATCATCAAGGTCGCAGAAGGTCTGCAGGAGCTGCGGCAGGAGATGGTTTTTGTGGGAGGGGCCACACTTAGTCTTTATGCAGACGACCCGGCAGCTGATACAGTGCGTCCTACCAGTGATATTGATCTGAGCGTGGCGCTGGCAGGCTACGGAGCCTGGAACCGGCTGCAGGAACGTCTTCAGGAGCTCAGGTTTTACCCGGACCCTTCAAGCCCTGTAATTTGCCGCTTTACCTTTGACGGTATTACCATAGACGTCATGCCTGACGACCCGCAGATACTTGGTTTCTCCAACCCGTGGTATCAGCCAGGGCTGGACCATTCGAATTTTATTGATCTGGCACCAGATCTGAAAATTCGGGTACTGCCGGTGGCCTACTTCCTGGCTACCAAGTTTTCCGCCTATCACAGCCGTGGTGGCAACCCCCTTATGAGTCATGATTTTGAGGATATAATCTATTTAACAGACAACAGGCTGCACCTCATAGATGAAATTGCCAGCGCACCAGCAGAAGTGAGGCAGTATTTACAGCAGGAATACAGGCAAATCTTAGACAGCCGCTACAGGGATGAAACCCTGTCAGCTCATTTAAGTGAGTCGGATCGGCTGCAACTGCTGCTGGACAAAATAAAACAGATCGTTATGCTGTAA